The proteins below are encoded in one region of Coffea arabica cultivar ET-39 chromosome 4c, Coffea Arabica ET-39 HiFi, whole genome shotgun sequence:
- the LOC113738929 gene encoding uncharacterized protein, translating to MIDASKDFQQDGVSASATESLTPNNHVLISDDVLDATAAQLASKLNTQSSSAEPFPSVVLPAVSSLSEALSVPPIEEGTCVIDLGRAELTGWFLSPLLNDLYSTVTISRKRKTRRTAYSLLEKVPDHSLALPNAPNCQHYGAKRFHLEPPNFCCTGGDVSVVVPAMPYSLYRLFSGTDEDSVEFRKHIHTYNNNVAFTTFGAKHPVYFFDEQEELSTRLRNSPRLRESTMKFLMRILESNPYTRFFKSLREVEDLENHRIVLNSNPSLDQRVYNLPTASQVAAIWTESKDQPFEKSPQIQVYSHSNTSHRIHHYFSYYDPLQYPLLFPRGECGWRHGILRNSDSRKRKYDTSDDANLIDSSSIETASDLIRLEQEASEKGSKEYRTVSVRELDFHRKKQNDVRTEILQGVMDSISGGQRQGSQVGRRVYLPASFLGGPRDMRRRYIDAMALVQKYGRPDIFITMTCKTNWKEIQENLKYGEDAQDRPDLVSRVFRAKFEMFKYETLKKKIFGEVQALVHVIKFQKRGLPHAHLLLILKPEYKPLNPEAYDKIVFAEIPDPDQQRYLYSLVIKHMMHGPCGHLNKDNVCMRNGTCRNHYPKDFSEYTIHTEDSYPHYRRRKNGRVVRVRNKALDNRWVVPYNPYLLALFDCHMNVEICSTVKLVKYLYKYVYKGYDRVSFHINSGAAAENVDEINDFQSGKWVAAAKAFWRIYRFSLNEMTLSVYALQVHLPGHQMISFHMHSDLADLLNRADFGKTMLTQFFHMNKTNKIAQNLNCLYRDFPEFFVWKPKTKTWTRRKRRMVIGRLVTVSPTEGERYYLRLLLSHVHAPTSFEHLLTVNGKIALSYREVAFEMGLLQSDTYIEDALTDAATFQMPSSLRTLFAVLLIYCSPSNPRLLWERFEGELSQDLRRNSHLTDHDSTQIRIRTFQDINRILEQIRKNVNDYHLVPEGFSLVCDERLTKEIESERTISFTEEDLLLSSKLNEGQKRAYDDILAEVYSSGNKSFFVDGPGGTGKTFLYSSLLATLRSQGYIAIAVASSGVAASILPGGRTAHSRFKILLDVSMNRTCQISKQSSVAKLISLAKLIFWDEASMAKKDTVEAFDLLLKDVMNSDIPFGGKIVVFGGDFRQTLPVIPSASRDQQIEASFVNSPLWNTLTKLSLSENMRAILDLPYSDFLLRVGKGLEPEDLDGKVSLCQHLLIRFSNKNESLNRLVDFVFSDLCLYSLDPYRMINRYVLTPKNSCVDDINEMMIDRFPGQAYHVLFVEIAVGEHRGKQVVLPRIPQQTSNAEKIGIPFKRIQFPIKLCFAMMINKSQGQTLDRVEIYLREPVFSHGQLYVVLSRAKMSTAVKGSKVQGILFNYAIEKMGPKLRLYKKYRISNADVRPTAEKFRIDDLKLQWVIGTDTVVEEVDEDGSGVLPFRFSFTEYKDLCRYADSTTETVDVIGVVVNASSIIPIHKDSASAFIAVIIVPFFTLLMHIMNPVVLSLWNEFIKNEGKSILQQKDKFPVVVCRRLKVVTYDGFALSTKKDTAILVNPPIRDANQLKHWAVRHEKYLADLVQDDVLSV from the exons ATGATTGATGCCTCAAAAGACTTCCAGCAGGATGGTGTTTCTGCGTCTGCCACGGAATCTCTCACCCCTAATAACCATGTACTTATTAGTGACGATGTGCTTGATGCTACCGCAGCCCAGCTTGCTTCTAAGCTTAATACGCAATCATCGTCTGCTGAGCCATTTCCTTCTGTGGTTCTTCCAGCTGTGTCTTCACTGTCAGAAG CTCTTTCTGTTCCTCCTATAGAAGAAGGTACTTGTGTTATTGACTTAGGTAGAGCAGaattgacgg GCTGGTTCCTTAGTCCTCTGTTAAATGACCTTTACTCAACTGTCACGAtaagtagaaaaagaaaaactaggcGCACAGCGTACTCCCTCTTGGAAAAAGTCCCTGACCATTCTCTTGCGTTACCAAATGCTCCAAACTGCCAGCATTATGGAGCAAAAAGGTTTCACTTGGAACCTCCAAATTTCTGTTGCACGGGTGGTGACGTTTCTGTTGTTGTGCCTGCCATGCCTTATAGTCTTTATCGGCTTTTTTCTGGTACAGATGAAGATAGTGTTGAGTTTCGCAAACACATTCATACTTATAACAATAATGTCGCCTTCACTACTTTTGGTGCAAA GCATCCAGTGTATTTTTTTGATGAACAAGAAGAGCTATCTACAAGGCTTCGTAATTCCCCTAGGCTTCGTGAAAGTACTATGAAGTTCTTAATGCGTATTCTTGAATCTAATCCTTACACTAGATTCTTTAAAAGCCTGCGAGAAGTTGAGGATCTGGAAAACCACAGGATTGTTCTTAACTCCAATCCTAGCTTAGATCAAAGGGTCTATAATCTACCAACCGCATCCCAGGTTGCTGCAATCTGGACTGAATCTAAGGACCAACCATTTGAAAAAAGTCCACAGATTCAGGTTTATTCACATTCAAACACCAGCCATCGAATACATCACTATTTTTCCTACTATGATCCTTTACAGTATCCACTCCTATTTCCTCGCGGCGAGTGTGGTTGGCGTCATGGGATACTAAGAAATTCTGactcaagaaaaagaaaatatgataCTTCTGATGATGCCAATCTAATTGATTCTTCTTCGATAGAAACTGCCTCGGATTTGATTCGCTTGGAACAGGAAG CTTCTGAAAAAGGAAGCAAAGAATACCGCACTGTTTCTGTGAGAGA GCTTGACTTCCAtagaaaaaaacaaaatgacgTCAGGACAGAAATCCTACAGGGTGTTATGGATAGTATATCTGGTGGACAGCGGCAAGGAAGTCAGGTTGGTCGAAGAGTGTATCTTCCAGCTTCGTTTCTTGGAGGTCCAAGGGACATGCGACGTCGTTACATAGACGCTATGGCTTTAGTTCAAAAATATGGCAGACCAGATATTTTTATTACTATGACTTGTAAGACTAACTGGAAGGAGATTCAGGAAAATCTAAAGTATGGAGAAGATGCACAGGATAGGCCTGATTTAGTATCTAGAGTGTTTAGAGCAAAGTTCGAAATGTTTAAATATGAGACACTAAAGAAAAAGATCTTTGGAGAAGTCCAGGCACTTGTCCATGTTATTAAGTTTCAGAAAAGAGGTCTACCTCATGCTCACTTGCTGTTGATTCTTAAGCCTGAATATAAGCCGTTGAATCCTGAAGCTTATGATAAAATTGTTTTTGCTGAAATTCCGGATCCTGATCAGCAGAGATACCTGTATTCACTTGTCATCAAACACATGATGCATGGTCCTTGTGGACATCTGAACAAAGATAATGTTTGCATGAGAAATGGAACGTGCAGAAATCATTATCCCAAGGATTTCAGTGAATACACTATCCATACAGAGGATAGCTATCCACATTacagaagaaggaaaaatggTCGCGTTGTAAGAGTACGAAATAAAGCCCTTGACAACCGTTGGGTTGTGCCGTACAATCCTTACCTTCTTGCACTATTTGACTGCCATATGAACGTTGAGATCTGTTCAacggtcaagttagtcaaatatttatacaaatacGTCTACAAAGGGTACGACCGTGTTAGCTTTCATATAAATAGTGGTGCTGCTGCTGAAAACGTTGATGAGATTAATGACTTCCAGTCCGGGAAGTGGGTCGCAGCTGCAAAAGCCTTTTGGCGTATATATAGGTTTTCTTTGAATGAAATGACCCTTTCTGTTTACGCTCTTCAGGTGCATCTTCCAGGCCATCAGATGATTTCGTTTCACATGCATTCAGATCTTGCTGATCTTTTGAATCGTGCTGATTTTGGCAAGACAATGCTCACACAATTCTTTCACATGAATAAGACCAATAAGATAGCTCAAAACCTCAATTGCCTTTATCGTGATTTCCCTGAGTTTTTTGTTTGGAAGCCTAAAACAAAAACCTGGACTCGGAGGAAACGAAGGATGGTGATTGGCAGATTGGTAACTGTTAGCCCAACTGAGGGAGAACGTTATTATCTCCGATTACTTCTATCTCATGTCCATGCTCCAACATCATTTGAGCATCTATTGACTGTCAATGGTAAGATTGCCCTATCATATAGAGAAGTTGCCTTCGAAATGGGCTTGCTCCAATCTGATACATATATAGAGGATGCTCTTACTGATGCAGCAACATTTCAAATGCCATCCTCGCTTAGAACTCTGTTTGCAGTTCTCTTAATCTATTGCTCCCCCAGCAATCCAAGGCTTCTTTGGGAAAGGTTCGAGGGTGAGCTTTCCCAGGATTTAAGAAGAAACTCGCATTTGACTGATCATGATTCTACTCAAATAAGAATCCGCACTTTCCAGGATATAAATAGAATCTTAgaacaaataagaaagaatgtGAATGACTACCATCTTGTTCCTGAAGGCTTTTCTCTTGTATGTGATGAGCGGCTCACAAAGGAGATAGAGAGTGAGAGAACCATTTCATTCACGGAAGAAGACTTACTCTTATCTTCGAAATTGAACGAAGGCCAGAAACGTGCTTATGATGATATTCTAGCTGAGGTTTATTCTTCTGGGAATAAGAGTTTTTTTGTTGATGGTCCTGGGGGGACTGGAAAAACCTTCTTGTATAGTTCACTTCTTGCAACGCTTAGATCTCAGGGATATATTGCGATAGCAGTTGCATCGTCTGGCGTTGCTGCTTCTATTCTTCCTGGAGGAAGGACTGCTCATTCGagattcaagattctcttggaTGTATCAATGAACAGAACCTGCCAAATTAGCAAGCAGAGCTCTGTAGCTAAACTTATTTCACTAGCCAAGTTAATCTTTTGGGATGAGGCTTCAATGGCTAAAAAGGATACTGTAGAAGCATTTGATCTATTACTGAAAGATGTGATGAATTCTGATATTCCTTTTGGTGGTAAAATAGTAGTTTTTGGTGGTGATTTTCGTCAGACTTTACCTGTTATACCAAGTGCATCTAGGGACCAGCAGATCGAAGCTAGCTTTGTAAATTCCCCTCTATGGAATACTCTGACAAAACTTTCTTTATCAGAAAATATGCGAGCCATTCTAGACCTTCCATACTCAGATTTCCTTCTTAGAGTTGGTAAAGGCCTTGAACCTGAAGATCTTGATGGGAAAGTATCTTTATGTCAGCATTTATTAATTCGGTTCAGTAACAAAAATGAATCACTGAACAG GTTGGTAGATTTTGTATTCTCCGATCTCTGCCTTTATTCATTAGATCCATACAGGATGATTAACAGATATGTTCTTACGCCAAAGAACTCCTGTGTTGATGATATTAATGAAATGATGATTGATCGCTTCCCTGGACAGGCCTAT CATGTTCTTTTTGTTGAGATCGCAGTGGGTGAACATCGAGGCAAACAAGTTGTTTTGCCTAGAATTCCACAGCAGACATCTAATGCTGAGAAAATTGGAATTCCTTTTAAGCGTATTCAGTTCCCAATTAAGCTCTGCTTTGCCATGATGATCAATAAGTCCCAGGGTCAAACATTGGATCGTGTAGAGATATATCTGCGCGAACCTGTTTTTTCGCATGGCCAGCTATACgttgttttatctcgcgctaAAATGTCAACTGCAGTTAAG GGGTCTAAAGTTCAGGGGATACTTTTTAATTATGCCATagaaaaaatgggtccaaaGCTGAGGTTATACAAAAAATATCGTATCTCTAATGCAGATGTTAGGCCTACTGCTGAAAAGTTTCGGATTGATGATCTTAAACTTCAGTGGGTTATAGGGACCGACACAGTTGTTGAAGAAGTTGATGAGGATGGTTCTGGTGTGTTGCCGTTTCGATTCAGTTTTACAGAATATAAAGATCTTTGCCGTTATGCAGACTCTACAACTGAAACTGTTG ATGTCATTGGCGTTGTTGTTAATGCATCCTCTATCATTCCAATCCATAAGGATTCTG CATCAGCTTTTATTGCAGTAATAATTGTTCCTTTTTTTACTCTCCTTATGCATATAATGAATCCTGTTGTACTATCTCTCTGGAACGAATTCATCAAAAACGAAGGAAAATCGATCCTTCAGCAGAAGGATAAGTTTCCTGTTGTCGTATGTCGCAGACTTAAAGTTGTTACATATGATG GGTTCGCTTTGTCAACTAAAAAAGACACAGCCATTCTTGTTAATCCACCAATCAGAGATGCCAACCAGCTCAAACATTG GGCTGTTAGGCATGAAAAATACTTAGCTGATCTTGTTCAGGATGATGTTTTATCAgtctga